The Engystomops pustulosus chromosome 9, aEngPut4.maternal, whole genome shotgun sequence genome includes a window with the following:
- the FGD1 gene encoding FYVE, RhoGEF and PH domain-containing protein 1 isoform X2, translating into MLCFCDISKGPGAKPVLTAPQATSWSDARVLLVQGLQPKNPVLVKSLSLEPAHISVQPEKPQRLRSDPGNSTDCNGIPSDQPNSKPAAPRRPPHTKPEVPPKPPHLQSVRRPRPPGHIPPPPSRPLPADPRLARGPLRVENKDGTPSAVTSLIEKFEREPIILPAERTNPTYDTDPEITSTPSLHPDYSMGDLGNKLLDLLEPETSQASLERRRRLVVEGGDAEERGEQDSLGKLANRDSGIDSISSPSTSEEMCFLGEVEEGGREEMEPPHITVQHSSPRDSEGDSDMEDGSGGEEELTPRRLDPCEFTARQKVYNIANELLQTEKAYVSRLHLLDQVFCARLLEEATTKGSFPAEVVLGIFSNICSIYCFHQQFLLPELEKRMQEWDSNPRIGDILQKLAPFLKMYGEYVKNFDRAMELLNTWTERSSQFKSIIQEVQKEEACGNLTLQHHMLEPVQRIPRYELLLKDYLQKLSEESRDRRDAEKSLDLIATAAEHSNAAIRKMERMHKLLKVYELLGGEEDIVSPTNELIKEGHILKLSAKNGTTQDRYLILFNDRLLYCVPKLRLIGQKYSVRARIDVEGMELKHSSSPNLTRTFLVSGKQRSLELQARTEEEKKDWIQAIEATMSRHEQTMETYKLLNSTHREDEETPPNSPNTDLGKRAPTPIREKEVTMCMKCQEAFNSITKRRHHCKACGHVVCGKCSEFRAKLIYDNNRTNRVCVDCYSALHGSTSSPGYNSHTPQRRKSILEKQASVVAEHSVMCSYMHYMEKGAKSWHKGWFVIPQNEPLVLYIYGAPQDVKAQRSIPLIGFEVTPTEQCERSDRKQVFKIRQSQLSFYFSPETEELQRRWVQALSRAGRGEDYSSKDLLLEAEEEHDGTGDPLGDT; encoded by the exons GGCTCCAGCCCAAGAACCCGGTGCTTGTCAAGAGCCTTTCCCTGGAGCCGGCTCATATCTCCGTGCAACCAGAAAAACCCCAGCGTCTCCGATCTGACCCTGGAAACTCAACCGACTGCAATGGGATCCCCTCAGATCAACCCAATTCCAAACCAGCAGCACCTCGGCGCCCCCCACACACCAAACCCGAAG TTCCTCCAAAGCCCCCGCACCTGCAGAGCGTGAGAAGACCCCGGCCTCCTGGCCATATCCCTCCACCCCCTTCACGTCCGCTGCCTGCAGACCCCCGCCTTGCCAGGGGGCCCCTGCGTGTGGAGAACAAGGATGGGACACCCTCCGCAGTTACCTCCCTGATAGAGAAATTTGAGAG GGAGCCAATCATCCTGCCTGCTGAACGCACCAACCCCACCTACGACACGGACCCCGAAATCACCAGCACCCCTTCCCTGCACCCTGACTATAGCATGGGAGATCTGGGGAACAAACTCCTTGATTTACTGGAGCCGGAGACGTCTCAGGCCAGCCTGGAGAGAAGACGTCGACTTGTCGTAGAAGGGGGCGATGCAGAAGaaaggggggagcaggactcattggGGAAACTGGCAAACAGGGACAGTGGTATTGACAGTATCAGCTCTCCATCCACCAGCGAGGAGATGTGCTTCCTgggagaggtggaggagggtgggAGAGAAGAGATGGAGCCCCCTCATATCACAGTACAACACAGCTCGCCCCGGGACTCGGAGGGCGACAGCGACATGGAGGACGGCagcggaggagaagaggagctgacTCCTAGAAGACTGGATCCATGTGAG TTCACCGCCCGCCAGAAAGTGTACAACATCGCCAACGAGCTGCTGCAGACGGAGAAGGCCTACGTGTCCCGTCTACACCTCCTGGACCAG GTATTTTGCGCTCGGCTCTTGGAAGAAGCGACAACGAAGGGCTCATTCCCTGCCGAAGTAGTTCTGGGGATTTTCTCCAACATCTGCTCCATCTATTGCTTCCATCAGCAGTTTCTGCTGCCCGAACTGGAGAAGCGCATGCAGGAGTG GGACAGCAACCCCCGGATTGGGGACATTCTACAGAAACTGGCTCCATTCCTTAAGATGTACGGCGAGTATGTGAAGAACTTTGACAGAGCCATGGAACTGCTGAACACATGGACCGAGCGCTCATCTCAGTTCAAAAGCATCATCCAGGAGGTGCAG AAGGAGGAGGCCTGTGGTAACCTGACGTTACAGCACCACATGCTGGAGCCCGTCCAGAGGATCCCACGCTATGAGCTGCTCCTTAAGGATTATCTCCAGAAGCTGTCAGAGGAGTCCAGAGACCGGAGGGATGCGGAAA AATCCTTGGATCTTATTGCGACAGCCGCTGAGCACTCCAATGCAGCAATAAGGAAAATG GAAAGGATGCACAAACTCTTGAAGGTGTATGAACTCCTGGGCGGAGAGGAGGATATCGTGAGCCCCACTAATGAACTCATCAAAGAGGGGCATATTCTTAAACTGTCAGCAAAGAACGGGACCACCCAGGACAGATACCTCATACTG TTCAATGACCGCTTGCTGTACTGCGTCCCAAAGTTACGTCTGATTGGTCAGAAATACAGCGTAAGAGCGAGGATTGACGTGGAGGGGATGGAG CTGAAGCACAGCAGCAGTCCCAACCTCACCCGCACCTTCCTAGTGTCTGGGAAGCAGCGCTCCCTGGAGCTACAGGCCAG GAcggaagaagagaagaaggatTGGATCCAG GCCATTGAAGCCACAATGAGTCGCCATGAGCAGACAATGGAGACCTACAAACTGCTCAACTCCACCCATCGGGAGGACGAGGAGACGCCTCCAAACTCACCG AACACAGACCTGGGCAAGCGAGCGCCAACCCCGATCCGGGAAAAGGAGGTGACAATGTGCATGAAATGCCAGGAAGCTTTTAATTCCATAACCAAAAGGAGGCACCACTGCAAAGCATGCGGACAC GTGGTTTGTGGGAAGTGCTCAGAGTTTCGTGCCAAACTCATCTACGACAATAACCGAACAAACCGCGTCTGTGTGGACTGTTACAGCGCCCTGCACGGTTCTACGTCCAGCCCAGGGTACAACTCCCATACACCACAGCGGAGGAAGTCCATCCTAGAG AAGCAGGCGTCCGTGGTGGCGGAGCACAGCGTCATGTGCAGTTATATGCACTACATGGAGAAGGGCGCCAAGAGCTGGCACAAGGGCTGGTTTGTCATCCCGCAGAATGAGCCCCTGGTCCTGTACATCTATGGCGCCCCCCAG GACGTGAAGGCTCAGCGGAGTATCCCTTTAATTGGCTTTGAAGTGACCCCCACAGAACAGTGCGAGCGCTCGGACCGCAAGCAAGTGTTCAAGATCCGCCAGAGCCAACTCAGCTTCTACTTCAGCCCGGAGACGGAGGAGCTGCAGCGGCGCTGGGTCCAGGCCTTGTCCCGGGCCGGCCGCGGGGAGGATTACAGCAGCAAGGACTTACTCCTGGAGGCTGAAGAGGAGCATGATGGGACTGGGGACCCTCTGGGGGACACCTGA
- the FGD1 gene encoding FYVE, RhoGEF and PH domain-containing protein 1 isoform X1 yields the protein MSVRPDTSPGFPYGQRGKGELAGKGTQACPLSPTNMQVNRPRSTAYTYPPSSTREEPGSYAKQFQTRRFSYHIGGAAPGPGPHAPHHDGLQPKNPVLVKSLSLEPAHISVQPEKPQRLRSDPGNSTDCNGIPSDQPNSKPAAPRRPPHTKPEVPPKPPHLQSVRRPRPPGHIPPPPSRPLPADPRLARGPLRVENKDGTPSAVTSLIEKFEREPIILPAERTNPTYDTDPEITSTPSLHPDYSMGDLGNKLLDLLEPETSQASLERRRRLVVEGGDAEERGEQDSLGKLANRDSGIDSISSPSTSEEMCFLGEVEEGGREEMEPPHITVQHSSPRDSEGDSDMEDGSGGEEELTPRRLDPCEFTARQKVYNIANELLQTEKAYVSRLHLLDQVFCARLLEEATTKGSFPAEVVLGIFSNICSIYCFHQQFLLPELEKRMQEWDSNPRIGDILQKLAPFLKMYGEYVKNFDRAMELLNTWTERSSQFKSIIQEVQKEEACGNLTLQHHMLEPVQRIPRYELLLKDYLQKLSEESRDRRDAEKSLDLIATAAEHSNAAIRKMERMHKLLKVYELLGGEEDIVSPTNELIKEGHILKLSAKNGTTQDRYLILFNDRLLYCVPKLRLIGQKYSVRARIDVEGMELKHSSSPNLTRTFLVSGKQRSLELQARTEEEKKDWIQAIEATMSRHEQTMETYKLLNSTHREDEETPPNSPNTDLGKRAPTPIREKEVTMCMKCQEAFNSITKRRHHCKACGHVVCGKCSEFRAKLIYDNNRTNRVCVDCYSALHGSTSSPGYNSHTPQRRKSILEKQASVVAEHSVMCSYMHYMEKGAKSWHKGWFVIPQNEPLVLYIYGAPQDVKAQRSIPLIGFEVTPTEQCERSDRKQVFKIRQSQLSFYFSPETEELQRRWVQALSRAGRGEDYSSKDLLLEAEEEHDGTGDPLGDT from the exons GGCTCCAGCCCAAGAACCCGGTGCTTGTCAAGAGCCTTTCCCTGGAGCCGGCTCATATCTCCGTGCAACCAGAAAAACCCCAGCGTCTCCGATCTGACCCTGGAAACTCAACCGACTGCAATGGGATCCCCTCAGATCAACCCAATTCCAAACCAGCAGCACCTCGGCGCCCCCCACACACCAAACCCGAAG TTCCTCCAAAGCCCCCGCACCTGCAGAGCGTGAGAAGACCCCGGCCTCCTGGCCATATCCCTCCACCCCCTTCACGTCCGCTGCCTGCAGACCCCCGCCTTGCCAGGGGGCCCCTGCGTGTGGAGAACAAGGATGGGACACCCTCCGCAGTTACCTCCCTGATAGAGAAATTTGAGAG GGAGCCAATCATCCTGCCTGCTGAACGCACCAACCCCACCTACGACACGGACCCCGAAATCACCAGCACCCCTTCCCTGCACCCTGACTATAGCATGGGAGATCTGGGGAACAAACTCCTTGATTTACTGGAGCCGGAGACGTCTCAGGCCAGCCTGGAGAGAAGACGTCGACTTGTCGTAGAAGGGGGCGATGCAGAAGaaaggggggagcaggactcattggGGAAACTGGCAAACAGGGACAGTGGTATTGACAGTATCAGCTCTCCATCCACCAGCGAGGAGATGTGCTTCCTgggagaggtggaggagggtgggAGAGAAGAGATGGAGCCCCCTCATATCACAGTACAACACAGCTCGCCCCGGGACTCGGAGGGCGACAGCGACATGGAGGACGGCagcggaggagaagaggagctgacTCCTAGAAGACTGGATCCATGTGAG TTCACCGCCCGCCAGAAAGTGTACAACATCGCCAACGAGCTGCTGCAGACGGAGAAGGCCTACGTGTCCCGTCTACACCTCCTGGACCAG GTATTTTGCGCTCGGCTCTTGGAAGAAGCGACAACGAAGGGCTCATTCCCTGCCGAAGTAGTTCTGGGGATTTTCTCCAACATCTGCTCCATCTATTGCTTCCATCAGCAGTTTCTGCTGCCCGAACTGGAGAAGCGCATGCAGGAGTG GGACAGCAACCCCCGGATTGGGGACATTCTACAGAAACTGGCTCCATTCCTTAAGATGTACGGCGAGTATGTGAAGAACTTTGACAGAGCCATGGAACTGCTGAACACATGGACCGAGCGCTCATCTCAGTTCAAAAGCATCATCCAGGAGGTGCAG AAGGAGGAGGCCTGTGGTAACCTGACGTTACAGCACCACATGCTGGAGCCCGTCCAGAGGATCCCACGCTATGAGCTGCTCCTTAAGGATTATCTCCAGAAGCTGTCAGAGGAGTCCAGAGACCGGAGGGATGCGGAAA AATCCTTGGATCTTATTGCGACAGCCGCTGAGCACTCCAATGCAGCAATAAGGAAAATG GAAAGGATGCACAAACTCTTGAAGGTGTATGAACTCCTGGGCGGAGAGGAGGATATCGTGAGCCCCACTAATGAACTCATCAAAGAGGGGCATATTCTTAAACTGTCAGCAAAGAACGGGACCACCCAGGACAGATACCTCATACTG TTCAATGACCGCTTGCTGTACTGCGTCCCAAAGTTACGTCTGATTGGTCAGAAATACAGCGTAAGAGCGAGGATTGACGTGGAGGGGATGGAG CTGAAGCACAGCAGCAGTCCCAACCTCACCCGCACCTTCCTAGTGTCTGGGAAGCAGCGCTCCCTGGAGCTACAGGCCAG GAcggaagaagagaagaaggatTGGATCCAG GCCATTGAAGCCACAATGAGTCGCCATGAGCAGACAATGGAGACCTACAAACTGCTCAACTCCACCCATCGGGAGGACGAGGAGACGCCTCCAAACTCACCG AACACAGACCTGGGCAAGCGAGCGCCAACCCCGATCCGGGAAAAGGAGGTGACAATGTGCATGAAATGCCAGGAAGCTTTTAATTCCATAACCAAAAGGAGGCACCACTGCAAAGCATGCGGACAC GTGGTTTGTGGGAAGTGCTCAGAGTTTCGTGCCAAACTCATCTACGACAATAACCGAACAAACCGCGTCTGTGTGGACTGTTACAGCGCCCTGCACGGTTCTACGTCCAGCCCAGGGTACAACTCCCATACACCACAGCGGAGGAAGTCCATCCTAGAG AAGCAGGCGTCCGTGGTGGCGGAGCACAGCGTCATGTGCAGTTATATGCACTACATGGAGAAGGGCGCCAAGAGCTGGCACAAGGGCTGGTTTGTCATCCCGCAGAATGAGCCCCTGGTCCTGTACATCTATGGCGCCCCCCAG GACGTGAAGGCTCAGCGGAGTATCCCTTTAATTGGCTTTGAAGTGACCCCCACAGAACAGTGCGAGCGCTCGGACCGCAAGCAAGTGTTCAAGATCCGCCAGAGCCAACTCAGCTTCTACTTCAGCCCGGAGACGGAGGAGCTGCAGCGGCGCTGGGTCCAGGCCTTGTCCCGGGCCGGCCGCGGGGAGGATTACAGCAGCAAGGACTTACTCCTGGAGGCTGAAGAGGAGCATGATGGGACTGGGGACCCTCTGGGGGACACCTGA
- the FGD1 gene encoding FYVE, RhoGEF and PH domain-containing protein 1 isoform X3, with protein MYMEKSNLRGLQPKNPVLVKSLSLEPAHISVQPEKPQRLRSDPGNSTDCNGIPSDQPNSKPAAPRRPPHTKPEVPPKPPHLQSVRRPRPPGHIPPPPSRPLPADPRLARGPLRVENKDGTPSAVTSLIEKFEREPIILPAERTNPTYDTDPEITSTPSLHPDYSMGDLGNKLLDLLEPETSQASLERRRRLVVEGGDAEERGEQDSLGKLANRDSGIDSISSPSTSEEMCFLGEVEEGGREEMEPPHITVQHSSPRDSEGDSDMEDGSGGEEELTPRRLDPCEFTARQKVYNIANELLQTEKAYVSRLHLLDQVFCARLLEEATTKGSFPAEVVLGIFSNICSIYCFHQQFLLPELEKRMQEWDSNPRIGDILQKLAPFLKMYGEYVKNFDRAMELLNTWTERSSQFKSIIQEVQKEEACGNLTLQHHMLEPVQRIPRYELLLKDYLQKLSEESRDRRDAEKSLDLIATAAEHSNAAIRKMERMHKLLKVYELLGGEEDIVSPTNELIKEGHILKLSAKNGTTQDRYLILFNDRLLYCVPKLRLIGQKYSVRARIDVEGMELKHSSSPNLTRTFLVSGKQRSLELQARTEEEKKDWIQAIEATMSRHEQTMETYKLLNSTHREDEETPPNSPNTDLGKRAPTPIREKEVTMCMKCQEAFNSITKRRHHCKACGHVVCGKCSEFRAKLIYDNNRTNRVCVDCYSALHGSTSSPGYNSHTPQRRKSILEKQASVVAEHSVMCSYMHYMEKGAKSWHKGWFVIPQNEPLVLYIYGAPQDVKAQRSIPLIGFEVTPTEQCERSDRKQVFKIRQSQLSFYFSPETEELQRRWVQALSRAGRGEDYSSKDLLLEAEEEHDGTGDPLGDT; from the exons GGCTCCAGCCCAAGAACCCGGTGCTTGTCAAGAGCCTTTCCCTGGAGCCGGCTCATATCTCCGTGCAACCAGAAAAACCCCAGCGTCTCCGATCTGACCCTGGAAACTCAACCGACTGCAATGGGATCCCCTCAGATCAACCCAATTCCAAACCAGCAGCACCTCGGCGCCCCCCACACACCAAACCCGAAG TTCCTCCAAAGCCCCCGCACCTGCAGAGCGTGAGAAGACCCCGGCCTCCTGGCCATATCCCTCCACCCCCTTCACGTCCGCTGCCTGCAGACCCCCGCCTTGCCAGGGGGCCCCTGCGTGTGGAGAACAAGGATGGGACACCCTCCGCAGTTACCTCCCTGATAGAGAAATTTGAGAG GGAGCCAATCATCCTGCCTGCTGAACGCACCAACCCCACCTACGACACGGACCCCGAAATCACCAGCACCCCTTCCCTGCACCCTGACTATAGCATGGGAGATCTGGGGAACAAACTCCTTGATTTACTGGAGCCGGAGACGTCTCAGGCCAGCCTGGAGAGAAGACGTCGACTTGTCGTAGAAGGGGGCGATGCAGAAGaaaggggggagcaggactcattggGGAAACTGGCAAACAGGGACAGTGGTATTGACAGTATCAGCTCTCCATCCACCAGCGAGGAGATGTGCTTCCTgggagaggtggaggagggtgggAGAGAAGAGATGGAGCCCCCTCATATCACAGTACAACACAGCTCGCCCCGGGACTCGGAGGGCGACAGCGACATGGAGGACGGCagcggaggagaagaggagctgacTCCTAGAAGACTGGATCCATGTGAG TTCACCGCCCGCCAGAAAGTGTACAACATCGCCAACGAGCTGCTGCAGACGGAGAAGGCCTACGTGTCCCGTCTACACCTCCTGGACCAG GTATTTTGCGCTCGGCTCTTGGAAGAAGCGACAACGAAGGGCTCATTCCCTGCCGAAGTAGTTCTGGGGATTTTCTCCAACATCTGCTCCATCTATTGCTTCCATCAGCAGTTTCTGCTGCCCGAACTGGAGAAGCGCATGCAGGAGTG GGACAGCAACCCCCGGATTGGGGACATTCTACAGAAACTGGCTCCATTCCTTAAGATGTACGGCGAGTATGTGAAGAACTTTGACAGAGCCATGGAACTGCTGAACACATGGACCGAGCGCTCATCTCAGTTCAAAAGCATCATCCAGGAGGTGCAG AAGGAGGAGGCCTGTGGTAACCTGACGTTACAGCACCACATGCTGGAGCCCGTCCAGAGGATCCCACGCTATGAGCTGCTCCTTAAGGATTATCTCCAGAAGCTGTCAGAGGAGTCCAGAGACCGGAGGGATGCGGAAA AATCCTTGGATCTTATTGCGACAGCCGCTGAGCACTCCAATGCAGCAATAAGGAAAATG GAAAGGATGCACAAACTCTTGAAGGTGTATGAACTCCTGGGCGGAGAGGAGGATATCGTGAGCCCCACTAATGAACTCATCAAAGAGGGGCATATTCTTAAACTGTCAGCAAAGAACGGGACCACCCAGGACAGATACCTCATACTG TTCAATGACCGCTTGCTGTACTGCGTCCCAAAGTTACGTCTGATTGGTCAGAAATACAGCGTAAGAGCGAGGATTGACGTGGAGGGGATGGAG CTGAAGCACAGCAGCAGTCCCAACCTCACCCGCACCTTCCTAGTGTCTGGGAAGCAGCGCTCCCTGGAGCTACAGGCCAG GAcggaagaagagaagaaggatTGGATCCAG GCCATTGAAGCCACAATGAGTCGCCATGAGCAGACAATGGAGACCTACAAACTGCTCAACTCCACCCATCGGGAGGACGAGGAGACGCCTCCAAACTCACCG AACACAGACCTGGGCAAGCGAGCGCCAACCCCGATCCGGGAAAAGGAGGTGACAATGTGCATGAAATGCCAGGAAGCTTTTAATTCCATAACCAAAAGGAGGCACCACTGCAAAGCATGCGGACAC GTGGTTTGTGGGAAGTGCTCAGAGTTTCGTGCCAAACTCATCTACGACAATAACCGAACAAACCGCGTCTGTGTGGACTGTTACAGCGCCCTGCACGGTTCTACGTCCAGCCCAGGGTACAACTCCCATACACCACAGCGGAGGAAGTCCATCCTAGAG AAGCAGGCGTCCGTGGTGGCGGAGCACAGCGTCATGTGCAGTTATATGCACTACATGGAGAAGGGCGCCAAGAGCTGGCACAAGGGCTGGTTTGTCATCCCGCAGAATGAGCCCCTGGTCCTGTACATCTATGGCGCCCCCCAG GACGTGAAGGCTCAGCGGAGTATCCCTTTAATTGGCTTTGAAGTGACCCCCACAGAACAGTGCGAGCGCTCGGACCGCAAGCAAGTGTTCAAGATCCGCCAGAGCCAACTCAGCTTCTACTTCAGCCCGGAGACGGAGGAGCTGCAGCGGCGCTGGGTCCAGGCCTTGTCCCGGGCCGGCCGCGGGGAGGATTACAGCAGCAAGGACTTACTCCTGGAGGCTGAAGAGGAGCATGATGGGACTGGGGACCCTCTGGGGGACACCTGA